CATGAATGGAAAAATATTTCATCAAATGAGTTTTACGAATTACGCTTCTTTTGCCTGCCTCGTTCGGGGCCGCCGACAATCTAAAATCGTAAATGGCAAATGATCAATGTAAATCCGTCCTGATCCTGGGATTGGCCGCCAGCGGCGAAGCCGCCGCGCGCCTCTTGCTGGCCGAAGGGCGCAAAGTTACGGTTCTGGACGGGAAAAACACCCCGGAAATCAGGGGCCGCGCTGGTAAAATCCAAAAATACGGCGCGGTTGTTTTTGCCGGCGCGTCAAAAATTCCGGACGGTGATTTTGAACTTTGCGTGGTCAGCCCGGGCGTGCGCCCGGATTCGCCGGTTTTGAAGGAGATTGTTTCCCGGGGCATTCCCGTCCTGCCCGAATTTGAACTGGGCTGGCTGCGCGCCAAATGCCCGGTAATTGCCGTTACCGGTTCAAACGGCAAAAGCACCCTTGTGAAATTATGCGCGGAGACCATGCGGCTGGTGGGCCTGAAAACCTTTGCCGCCGGCAATTACGGGCCGCCGGTTTCGCAAATCGTCCTTGACCATCCCGCGCTTGATTGGCTGGTGATTGAAGTCAGTTCGTTTCAACTGGAGACGGCCCGCAATTTCCATCCCGATATAGGGGTTCTTTTGAACGTCTTTCCGAACCACCTGGACCGGCACCATGATTTGCGCAGCTATACCGCCGCCAAGGCGCGCCTCTTTGCGCGGATGACGGATAAACACCGGGCGGTTGTGAATGAAAATAATTTGTCCGAAATAAACGGGATGCTCGGCGGGAAACTGCGGCTGGTTTCATTCGGCCTGTCGGCGGAAGCCGATTGGTTTTTTCGCGAAAATTTTGTCGGCACGCGGTTCTCCGATCAAAAGGTACAACTGGAGAACACCGTTTTTGCCAACGAAATCATGGGGCAGGCCGCGGCTGCGGCCGCGGCCGTCATGGCGGCCTGCAAAATTCCATTTTCCTGCCTGGAACGCGCGGCCCGTGATTTTAAACCTTTGCCGCACCGCCTGGAAAGCGTGGGTATGTTGCGCGGTGTGCGTTTTGTGGATGATTCCAAGGCGACCAATGCGGCGGCCTTGGCGGCGGCTTTAAAAATAACGGCGGGCAAGGTGCGCCTGATCGCCGGCGGCCTGCCGAAAAATGAATCTTATGCGCCGCTCAAGCCGCTTCTGGCCGAAAAAGCGAGCGGAGTGTATTTGATCGGCCAGGCGGCCGGGGAAATGGGAACGGCATGGGGGGAGACGGTTGCCTGCCGCATTTGCGGCACGCTTGAAAAGGCGGCGGCGGAAGCGTGGCGCGAGGCGGTTCCCGGCGAAACGATTCTGCTTTCTCCGGCCTGCGCCAGCTTTGACCAGTTCCGCAGTTTTGAAGAGCGCGGCCGGCGCTTCCGGCAATTTTATGATTCGCTGGCGGCCGAACAGGCGGGCCGGGAAGCCAAGCCGGCGCCCGGCGCTAAAAAGCAAGGCGTTTGACAATTCGGCCCGGTTCCGCCAATCGGCCGCGCCGGAATTTGATTCCTTCCGCCTTCAGTAAATCCAGTTTCCGCCTCAGGGCCGCGCCGTGTCTTTTGCCCCGGAAACCGCCCGGGGTCAGGTCCGCGGCAATGACCCGGTGGCAGGGGACTTCCGGCGCAAAGGGATTGCGTTTCAAGGCCTGGCCGACGGCGCGGGGCGAGGCGCAATGGATGTGGCCGGCGATAATTTTATATGTTGTTACGCGGCCGCGCGGGATTTTTTTTACCGCTTCATAAACGCGCATTTGAAAACGGGTTATTCCGCCGGGGCGGAACGAATGAATATTGTTATCGTTCATGGTTATGCGCGCCGACCATGTTTTGCCGGAAAGAGGCGGGGGCCAATTCCTTGTTTTCCGCGGGCCGCCTGTTTATTGTCCGCGGCCGGGCCGTTTTGCGGTTTGTGCGTATGGCTCATTTCAACCGCAAACAGGTCGGGGATGCGCTTGAATTTTGCGCGGCAAAATCGGGGTTAATTTTTTCCAGCGACACATTGCCGGAAAAGATTGTCATGAGGCCGCACTGCGCGCAGTCAAATAAAAGCGCGCCTTCCGCATTAAGGCCTTTGATTGCGCCTCGGTGCGTTTTTCCCGTGGCATGCAGGTTGACCGTTGCGTCCCGGTATGCCAGCCGTTCGTTTATTTGCCCGGCAATCGGAGCGAAGCCGCCGGTTTTGAACAGAA
This is a stretch of genomic DNA from Kiritimatiellia bacterium. It encodes these proteins:
- the murD gene encoding UDP-N-acetylmuramoyl-L-alanine--D-glutamate ligase, producing the protein MANDQCKSVLILGLAASGEAAARLLLAEGRKVTVLDGKNTPEIRGRAGKIQKYGAVVFAGASKIPDGDFELCVVSPGVRPDSPVLKEIVSRGIPVLPEFELGWLRAKCPVIAVTGSNGKSTLVKLCAETMRLVGLKTFAAGNYGPPVSQIVLDHPALDWLVIEVSSFQLETARNFHPDIGVLLNVFPNHLDRHHDLRSYTAAKARLFARMTDKHRAVVNENNLSEINGMLGGKLRLVSFGLSAEADWFFRENFVGTRFSDQKVQLENTVFANEIMGQAAAAAAAVMAACKIPFSCLERAARDFKPLPHRLESVGMLRGVRFVDDSKATNAAALAAALKITAGKVRLIAGGLPKNESYAPLKPLLAEKASGVYLIGQAAGEMGTAWGETVACRICGTLEKAAAEAWREAVPGETILLSPACASFDQFRSFEERGRRFRQFYDSLAAEQAGREAKPAPGAKKQGV
- a CDS encoding MGMT family protein, yielding MNDNNIHSFRPGGITRFQMRVYEAVKKIPRGRVTTYKIIAGHIHCASPRAVGQALKRNPFAPEVPCHRVIAADLTPGGFRGKRHGAALRRKLDLLKAEGIKFRRGRLAEPGRIVKRLAF